CAAAAAGAACCAAAATATTTTACGGACAGTCCAAAACAATAATTTACAACATTACTAACAAGATCGGCATTTATTAATGAAGTCAATACAAATAGGACAAGGAGTCCACCACTTATCATTAATACAGGCCAATCAATTTCCTTTTTTAAATTCAAAAAATAACCTCCTAGATTTTCTAACACCTTAAAAGATGTTTGATTTTTATTTCAAAATTACAACACAGTTAATAACTATATCATAAAAAGCAATAAAATCAAAAAATAAAGGGATTATTTAAAAAAATATACATATAGTTACAAATCACCATATATTCATTGGAAATCATAAAAGTGATTCTATTTACTAAATACAGAGACATGTGGTAATATTATTGTTAAAGTAATGGCTAATTACCTGAATTATAATTAAACTAGAAGTTTATTACATAACAAATAGAGGTGTATATATGAATGAGAAAAAACTATTTACAGTCAAAACGTCCATGGGAAAAGAAGATTATCATAAATTTTTATATATAGCTACTTTTTTACGGAATAAAATGATAATCCCATTTATACTTGTGATTTCTGGAATAATGTCTGTCTTTCTGATTTATAGAGAAAAGGAATTCAATATGAAAAGATTTTTATTTTTTTGGGTGGCATTGGCAGTCGTAGCCATCATTGTAATAATATTCAAAGTTGAGAGAAAGAACAAACAGAGAATTAATACAGATAAAGCAGGTGTATTTAATGCACAAGAGATATTAGATTTTTATGATGACTTTTTAATTATAAAAAGTACAGCATTTGAGGGAGAGAGTAAAATTAATTATAATCAATTTTATCAGGTATTGGAGACAAAGGATTATTTTATTAATTATTTCAATATAAATCAAGCGTCATTAATAAGAAAAAAAGATATGGATAGTGGGACAATAAAGAAGTTAAAAGATTTATATAGAAAAAATATGAAAGATAAATATAGACAAACGTATTTAACAGGAAAATAGTTAGTAGCTAATAGCTAGTAGTTTATAATATAGCAATATAAGGGGAGGGTATTGAGGTGGAAATAGTTTGTATTGGAGATAGCCTTACATTTGGATATGGAGTGGAGAAAAATAATAGATGGACTGAAATTTTAAATAATAGATTGGCTTCAAATATAATAAATAGAGGAGTAAGTGGAGAGACCACTACCCAGATTATAAATAGATTTCAAAGAAATGTTTTATCTAAAAGGCCTGATAAGGTATTTATTATGGGAGGCAGTAATGACTTAATTTTTGAAAGGGCTCCTAAAAAAATGAAAGATAATATTATAAAAATGGTTCAATTAGCATCATATAATAATATAATTCCGATTATAGGAATACAGCCATTAACATATCCAGAAATGGCCAGTAAATTTTGGACAGATGGCACTGACTATGTCTGGATAAATGATCAAATCCAATTATACCGAAATTATATGTATGAATTTGCCAATAAAAAGGATATAGATATCATAGACTTTTATGGACTTTTTACTGATATAGTAAATAATGCCAATGCATCAAAATATTACATAGATGGTCTTCATCCTACTGCTAAAGGGAATCTTTTGATGGCAGAACAGGTTATAAAAAGCAGAGTGTTTGAGTAATTTTTATAATGGCAGTTAAAATATTTAGGGGTGATTATATTGAAAAGGTTAGTTTCAATTATTATAATTATGATCATGGTATTTTCATATTCAGTTACTATTTTTGCCAATTCAGGACCGGTATATTGGAAAGGGTATCCATCTTCAGATATAATGATAATTGAAGAAGAATCCCCTATTGAAATAAAAAAAGAATATCTTGTATTCGACTTTTCTAACAATGATAATGCCTATTATACTGTTAATGGAAAAGTTAGAGCAACTTATGAAATGGTTAACAATACAGATGAGGGACAGAATGTGGAGATGGCATTTCCTTTGGTTAGTAATATTAATAATATATTAAAAGAGGAAGTGACTATAAATGCTGATGGTCTTTCATTACCTTATAGCATTTATATAGGAGATGGATTGAATAATTACAATAGATTACCTATGGATGATAAGCAGGTAAAATTTGATTTTAAAAGTATCGTAGATGAAATAACAGATAAAACTTACAGTCCGAGGAATTTTACTGAAAATGAGATAGGAAAGCTATACAAAATCAAAGTAATACCCACAAGTGAGCAACGGATAAACTTTGCTATTGATTTTAGCTTTAATCATCAAAAAACTAAAATTTTTGTTGATGGTTTTAATAGTTATCAACGAAATAATAAGGAGATAAAAATTGCTGCACGATGTTATAAGCCTAAAATGTTAGAAATCTTTGTAATTGGAGAAGATATTGATTTAGATATAAATGGGTATATAGATGGAGAGTTTAAAAAGGAAACTGATTTATATAGGTACGAAATATATACGGAAAAAACAAAGTTTAAATCATATTTAGTAGAACATATAAAGGAAGATATAGAATATGGAAATGAAAAGTTTAATACACAATTGTATAATATGTATGCTAAATTATTAGATAATATGTTTGATGCAAATAAGGGGTATATCTATAAGGATGATATAATGGGACAAAGTAATTATAATCGAATTTTGACTTTAGTATATGATGTTTATTTTCCTAAAAAGAGTGAAAAAGACATAACAGTAGTATATAATACATCTGGAACTATGGATATGACAGAAACTCCAGACCCATTATATTCATTTGATTATATATTAAATCCTGCTAAAAATTGGAGAAATTTTAAAGATTTAAGTATAAAGATTATTCCACCAAAGGAGGCACCATATATAGTAAGTAGTAATATCGAATTTGATAGACATAAAGATGGTTTTTATACAGCAGAATTATCAGATCTACCAGAACAGGATTTATCATTTACTCTATATTCAAATGAAAAAGTGACATTAATGGATAGAGTCCATGGAAGATTTAAAAATACCTTTGGGTACTTTACTCCTGTAGCTATAGGTATGGTAGTATTTATAATTTTATTAGTTATTATAATTATATATAGAAGGAAAAAGAATAGTTTATAATAGATTTAAGGGAGGAAATGTATATGGTTAAGACAAATAGTGAAAAACTAGTTATGCAATCAGTTCAAGGCAAGATTCATAGCCCTGTAGCATCTAAATTATTTAGAGTTAATAGGGAAGGTATAGCAGAGATTATACCTGCAACTGGAGGGATTACATATAATTTTAAAATTGGTGACTCATGCATGGATTTAGTAGGAGATCATATAGAACCAGGAGTCAGCATCAAAAATGATAATGTTAGCGAAAATAATGCTCTTATGCTACTGTCTTGTATAGGCAATGAGGCTAGAGTTGTATCTGGTGAAGCTAAAGGAGCAAAGGGCTATGTAACAGGTATGCATGGTGGAATAGAACATGTCCTGATATATTTTGATGAAGAAGATATGGAAAAGATGGCAATAGGAGATTCTATATTGGTAAAATCCCATGGTCAAGGATTAAAAATAGAAGGTATTGAAGATGTAAAGTGTATGAATATAGACCCCAATTTATTTGACAAAATAGGCATTAAACAAAATGACGACAAAATTCTAGAGGTTCCTGTAGTGACAGAAATACCTGCATATCTTATGGGTTCAGGAGTGGGAAGTGCTACAGCGTTCTCAGGGGATTACGATATAATGACAGGT
Above is a genomic segment from Clostridiisalibacter paucivorans DSM 22131 containing:
- a CDS encoding DUF4438 domain-containing protein — protein: MVKTNSEKLVMQSVQGKIHSPVASKLFRVNREGIAEIIPATGGITYNFKIGDSCMDLVGDHIEPGVSIKNDNVSENNALMLLSCIGNEARVVSGEAKGAKGYVTGMHGGIEHVLIYFDEEDMEKMAIGDSILVKSHGQGLKIEGIEDVKCMNIDPNLFDKIGIKQNDDKILEVPVVTEIPAYLMGSGVGSATAFSGDYDIMTGDKGANKEFGIDKLRFGDLVLLRDCDNTNGRQYLKGAVSIGIVVHSDCIKSGHGPGITVIMSSKDRLIKGIKTENANIAHYLDIV
- a CDS encoding YcxB family protein, yielding MNEKKLFTVKTSMGKEDYHKFLYIATFLRNKMIIPFILVISGIMSVFLIYREKEFNMKRFLFFWVALAVVAIIVIIFKVERKNKQRINTDKAGVFNAQEILDFYDDFLIIKSTAFEGESKINYNQFYQVLETKDYFINYFNINQASLIRKKDMDSGTIKKLKDLYRKNMKDKYRQTYLTGK
- a CDS encoding GDSL-type esterase/lipase family protein is translated as MEIVCIGDSLTFGYGVEKNNRWTEILNNRLASNIINRGVSGETTTQIINRFQRNVLSKRPDKVFIMGGSNDLIFERAPKKMKDNIIKMVQLASYNNIIPIIGIQPLTYPEMASKFWTDGTDYVWINDQIQLYRNYMYEFANKKDIDIIDFYGLFTDIVNNANASKYYIDGLHPTAKGNLLMAEQVIKSRVFE